The following coding sequences lie in one Oncorhynchus kisutch isolate 150728-3 linkage group LG3, Okis_V2, whole genome shotgun sequence genomic window:
- the LOC109875674 gene encoding lysM and putative peptidoglycan-binding domain-containing protein 3, producing the protein MTGRSPHYGFQSATTVQPANGGHAYLFGNSSENDLSEEDGESYELRSRGRDRLRRSTSREKLDDIVHLVRDIKEGDTLNSFSLQYHCSVADIKRANNLLTEQDFFALRSIKIPVKRFSVLTETHSIAPLKSASPTGLRRFPQPPISPEISTDSSSSTDSVGSFLQEKDKDIELLVKSTGTSRSSLNEVVSSLTLQQPLLLGDSDFKPVFRKDPYHGADWGMRWWTAVAIMVVVVIVTPVFYLLYYEVLMKADVSHHTTTPSTNPKGMQHAQIPEPVEVNGKPNSGPQAGNIPKPNSQRHNEVDDHPGPKKEKT; encoded by the exons ATGACTGGGAGAAGCCCGCACTATGGTTTCCAGTCGGCCACGACGGTGCAGCCTGCCAATGGAGGACACGCCTACCTATTTGGGAACAGCTCTGAGAATGATCTCTcggaggaggatggtgagagCTACGAACTACGCTCCCGAGGCCGGGACAGGCTGCGCAGGAGCACCTCCAGGGAGAAGTTGGACGACATTGTCCACCTGGTCCGAGACATCAAAGAAGGGGACACTCTGAATAGCTTCTCGCTGCAGTACCACTGCTCA GTGGCGGACATCAAGAGGGCCAACAACCTGTTGACAGAGCAGGACTTCTTTGCGCTGAGATCCATCAAGATCCCTGTGAAACGCTTCAGCGTGCTGACAGAGACCCACAGCATCGCGCCTCTCAAATCTGCCTCCCCCACAGGCCTCCGACGTTTCCCCCAGCCCCCTATCTCACCGGAGATCTCCACAGACTCCTCCTCATCCACAGACAGCGTGGGCAGCTTCCTGCAGGAGAAGGACAAAGACATCGAGCTGCTAGTCAAGTCCACCGGCACCTCCAGAAGCAGCCTGAATGAGGTGGTCTCCTCCCTGACCCTCCAGCAGCCCTTACTACTGGGGGATTCTGACTTCAAGCCTGTCTTCAGGAAGGACCCCTACCATGGGGCGGACTGGGGCATGAGATGGTGGACGGCGGTGGCCATCATGGTGGTGGTTGTCATTGTCACACCAGTGTTCTACCTGTTGTATTATGAGGTGCTGATGAAGGCGGACGTTAGCCACCACACCACCACGCCGTCGACCAATCCTAAGGGCATGCAGCATGCCCAGATTCCTGAGCCTGTGGAAGTCAATGGAAAGCCCaactcaggacctcaggctggaaaCATACCCAAACCAAACTCACAGAGACACAATGAGGTGGATGACCACCCAGGCCCTAAGAAAGAGAAAACGTAG